From a region of the Betta splendens chromosome 5, fBetSpl5.4, whole genome shotgun sequence genome:
- the cnbpb gene encoding CCHC-type zinc finger, nucleic acid binding protein b isoform X1 produces MPSVAGVMSSNDCFGCGRSGHWVKNCPSTSRGRGRGRGRGKDLFCYRCGGLGHVARDCERTEDACYNCGRGGHISRDCKEPKKEREQLCYNCGKAGHMARDCNHAHEQKCYSCGGFGHIQKCCQKVKCYRCGEIGHVAVHCSKASELNCYNCGKSGHLAKECTIEATA; encoded by the exons ATGCCCAG TGTTGCCGGGGTGATGAGCAGTAATGACTGTTTTGGCTGTGGCCGCAGCGGCCACTGGGTGAAGAACTGTCCAAGCACCAGCCGAGGACGAGGCAGAGGTCGTGGCAGAGGCAAAG ATCTGTTCTGTTACCGCTGCGGGGGGCTCGGACATGTCGCCAGAGACTGTGAAAGAACAGAGGACG CATGTTACAACTGTGGCAGAGGAGGTCACATCTCCAGAGACTGCAAGGAACCCAAGAAGGAGCGAGAGCAGCTGTGCTACAACTGTGGGAAGGCTGGACACATGGCACGAGACTGCAACCACGCCCATGAGCAGAAGTGCTACTCGTGTGGAGGCTTCGGACACATCCAGAAATGCTGCCAGAAGGTGAAATGCTACAG GTGTGGGGAGATCGGCCATGTAGCTGTGCACTGCAGCAAGGCCTCGGAGCTGAACTGCTATAACTGTGGGAAGTCTGGTCACCTGGCCAAGGAGTGCACCATCGAGGCTACGGCCTAG
- the isy1 gene encoding pre-mRNA-splicing factor ISY1 homolog isoform X1, with translation MARNAEKAMTALARFRQAQLEEGKVKERRPFLASECSELPKAEKWRRQIISEISKKVAQIQNAGLGEFRIRDLNDEINKLLREKRHWEVRIRELGGPDYARFGPKMLDHEGKEVPGNRGYKYFGAARDLPGVRELFETEPAPAPRKTRGELMKDVDAEYYGYRDEDDGVLVPLETQYEKQAVIEAMQKWRKQKESQLSGEKQEEEEEESIYSVRNDEPEDDDGQEEQEEDEGGVAFIAHVPVPSQKEVEEALVRRKKMELLQRYASETLQAQSQEARTLLGL, from the exons ATG gCAAGGAACGCTGAGAAGGCCAT GACAGCGTTGGCTCGGTTCAGACaggctcagctggaggagggaaAAGTCAAG GAGCGGAGACCTTTCCTGGCGTCAGAATGCAGTGAGCTTCCTAAAGCTGAGAAATGGAGAAGACAG ATCATCAGTGAAATATCAAAGAAAGTGGCCCAGATCCAGAATG CTGGTCTTGGCGAGTTCAGGATCCGGGACCTGAATGATGAGATTAACAAGCTGCTTAGGGAGAAGCGTCACTGGGAAGTTCGTATCAGGGAGCTTGGAGGGCCCGATTATGCA CGTTTCGGTCCAAAGATGTTGGATCATGAAGGGAAAGAAGTTCCGGGTAACAGAGGGTACAAATACTTCGGAGCAGCCAGAGACCTACCGGGAGTCAGGGAACTGTTTGAGACGGAGC CTGCCCCTGCACCGAGGAAGACAAGAGGGGAGCTGATGAAGGATGTTGATGCAGAGTACTATGGCTACAGAGACGAAGATGATGGAGTCTTGGTTCCTCTAGAGACACAGTATGAGAAACAAG CTGTAATTGAGGCAATGCAGAAGTGGAGAAAACAGAAGGAGTCTCAACTGTCTGGAGagaaacaagaggaggaggaggaggagagcatctACAGCGTCCGCAACGATGAG cctgaggatgatgatggccaggaggagcaggaggaagatgagggagGAGTTGCCTTCATCGCCCATGTCCCTGTTCCTTCACAGAAAGAG GTGGAGGAAGCCCTGGTGCGGAGGAAGAAGATGGAGTTGCTGCAGCGTTATGCCAGCGAAACActtcaggctcagagtcaaGAAGCCAGAACTCTGCTGGGACTCTGA
- the LOC114855633 gene encoding RNA-binding protein 39-like isoform X3, whose translation MKDDTKALSPNGQDERTKRRKRSHDRKRSRSRDRKRSRSRDRKRSRSRERRRSHSRSREHRRSRSRDRGGRYRDHHKHRRRSRSKSPVKKEKSPIRPPMDNLTPEERDARTVFCMQLAARIRPRDLEEFFSAVGKVRDVRMISDRNSRRSKGIAYVEFVESSSVPLAIGLTGQRLLGVPIIVQASQAEKNRAAAAAAAAAAAANSLQKGSSGPMRLYVGSLHFNITEEMLRGIFEPFGRIESIQLMMDSETGRSKGYGFITFSDAECAKKALEQLNGFELAGRPMKVGHVTERTDASTASSFLDSDELERTGIELGTTGRLQLMARLAEGTGLQIPPAAQQALQMSGAIAIGAMAAVSAAMNPVINPALNMSMNSAALNLPSQPLATHCFQLSNMFNSNSEEPPGWELDIQHDVIEECNKHGGVVHIYVDKNSEGNVYVKCPSIPAAMATVNALHGRYFAACGSTPPAVTGLQSPPLLYVVLSCCWMLDGLLVELREL comes from the exons ATGAAG GACGACACCAAGGCCCTGAGTCCCAATGGTCAGGACGAACGTACCAAGAG GAGAAAGCGCAGCCACGACAGAAAGCGCAGCAGGAGCCGCGATAGAAAGAGAAGCCGCAGTCGAGATCGTAAACGCAGCCGCAGCAGAGAGAGGCGGAGAAGTCACAGCCGCAGCAGAGAGCACCGCCGCAGTCGCAGCAGAGACAGGGGGGGGCGTTACCGAGACCATCACAAGCA CCGCCGGCGGTCAAGGAGTAAAAGCCCTGTAAAGAAAGAGAAGAGTCCGATCAG GCCTCCGATGGATAACCTGACTCCAGAAGAGCGAGATGCTCGGACTGTGTTCTGTATGCAGCTAGCAGCCAGGATTCGACCCCGAGACCTGGAGGAATTCTTCTCAGCTGTGGGAAAG GTTCGGGATGTGAGGATGATCTCAGATAGGAACTCCCGTAGGTCCAAAGGCATTGCATACGTCGAATTTGTGGAATCAAGCTCAGTTCCTCTGGCCATCGGACTGACGGGGCAACGACTCCTGGGAGTTCCCATTATCGTACAGGCCtcacag gcagaGAAAAAccgagcagcagccgcagcagcagcagcggcagcagccgccAACAGCCTGCAGAAAGGATCCTCAGGACCCATGAGGCTGTACGTCGGCTCCCTGCACTTCAACATCACAGAGGAAATGCTGAGAGGAATCTTTGAGCCGTTTGGACGG ATTGAGAGCATCCAGCTGATGATGGACAGTGAGACGGGCCGATCCAAAGGCTACGGCTTCATTACT TTTTCAGATGCAGAGTGTGCAAAGAAAGCTCTGGAGCAGCTCAATGGCTTTGAGCTGGCTGGACGACCAATGAAAGTCGGGCATGTGACGGAGCGGACCGATGCTTCCACTGCTTCATCTTTCCTTGACAGCGACGAATTGGAACGCACAGGCATTGAACTGGGAACCACCGGACGACTCCAGCTGATGGCCCGACTGGCAGAGG GAACTGGTCTGCAGatccctcctgctgctcagcaggcTCTACAGATGAGTGGAGCTATTGCGATAGGAGCCATGGCAGCAGTGTCAG CTGCCATGAACCCAGTCATCAACCCGGCTCTGAACATGAGTATGAACTCTGCTGCCCTGAACCTCCCCTCTCAGCCACTTGCCACACACTGCTTCCAACTGTCCAACATGTTCAACTCCAACAG TGAGGAGCCTCCTGGCTGGGAGCTGGATATCCAGCATGATGTCATAGAGGAGTGTAACAAACATGGAGGAGTCGTTCACATCTACGTGGACAAAAACTCTGAG GGAAATGTGTATGTGAAATGCCCGTCTATCCCGGCTGCTATGGCCACTGTCAACGCGCTGCACGGGAGATACTTTGCTG CTTGTGGTTCCACCCCCCCGGCGGTGACTGGACTCCAGAGCCCACCCCTGCTTTACGTCGTCCTCTCCTGTTGTTGGATGCTGGACGGACTTCTGGTTGAGCTCCGTGAGCTGTGA
- the LOC114855633 gene encoding RNA-binding protein 39-like isoform X2, protein MADDLDIEAMLEAPYRKDDTKALSPNGQDERTKRRKRSHDRKRSRSRDRKRSRSRDRKRSRSRERRRSHSRSREHRRSRSRDRGGRYRDHHKHRRRSRSKSPVKKEKSPIRPPMDNLTPEERDARTVFCMQLAARIRPRDLEEFFSAVGKVRDVRMISDRNSRRSKGIAYVEFVESSSVPLAIGLTGQRLLGVPIIVQASQAEKNRAAAAAAAAAAAANSLQKGSSGPMRLYVGSLHFNITEEMLRGIFEPFGRIESIQLMMDSETGRSKGYGFITFSDAECAKKALEQLNGFELAGRPMKVGHVTERTDASTASSFLDSDELERTGIELGTTGRLQLMARLAEGTGLQIPPAAQQALQMSGAIAIGAMAAVSAAMNPVINPALNMSMNSAALNLPSQPLATHCFQLSNMFNSNSEEPPGWELDIQHDVIEECNKHGGVVHIYVDKNSEGNVYVKCPSIPAAMATVNALHGRYFAGKMITAAYVPLPTYHNLFPESVTATQLVVPPPRR, encoded by the exons ATGGCAGATGACCTGGACATCGAGGCGATGCTAGAGGCGCCATACAGAAAG GACGACACCAAGGCCCTGAGTCCCAATGGTCAGGACGAACGTACCAAGAG GAGAAAGCGCAGCCACGACAGAAAGCGCAGCAGGAGCCGCGATAGAAAGAGAAGCCGCAGTCGAGATCGTAAACGCAGCCGCAGCAGAGAGAGGCGGAGAAGTCACAGCCGCAGCAGAGAGCACCGCCGCAGTCGCAGCAGAGACAGGGGGGGGCGTTACCGAGACCATCACAAGCA CCGCCGGCGGTCAAGGAGTAAAAGCCCTGTAAAGAAAGAGAAGAGTCCGATCAG GCCTCCGATGGATAACCTGACTCCAGAAGAGCGAGATGCTCGGACTGTGTTCTGTATGCAGCTAGCAGCCAGGATTCGACCCCGAGACCTGGAGGAATTCTTCTCAGCTGTGGGAAAG GTTCGGGATGTGAGGATGATCTCAGATAGGAACTCCCGTAGGTCCAAAGGCATTGCATACGTCGAATTTGTGGAATCAAGCTCAGTTCCTCTGGCCATCGGACTGACGGGGCAACGACTCCTGGGAGTTCCCATTATCGTACAGGCCtcacag gcagaGAAAAAccgagcagcagccgcagcagcagcagcggcagcagccgccAACAGCCTGCAGAAAGGATCCTCAGGACCCATGAGGCTGTACGTCGGCTCCCTGCACTTCAACATCACAGAGGAAATGCTGAGAGGAATCTTTGAGCCGTTTGGACGG ATTGAGAGCATCCAGCTGATGATGGACAGTGAGACGGGCCGATCCAAAGGCTACGGCTTCATTACT TTTTCAGATGCAGAGTGTGCAAAGAAAGCTCTGGAGCAGCTCAATGGCTTTGAGCTGGCTGGACGACCAATGAAAGTCGGGCATGTGACGGAGCGGACCGATGCTTCCACTGCTTCATCTTTCCTTGACAGCGACGAATTGGAACGCACAGGCATTGAACTGGGAACCACCGGACGACTCCAGCTGATGGCCCGACTGGCAGAGG GAACTGGTCTGCAGatccctcctgctgctcagcaggcTCTACAGATGAGTGGAGCTATTGCGATAGGAGCCATGGCAGCAGTGTCAG CTGCCATGAACCCAGTCATCAACCCGGCTCTGAACATGAGTATGAACTCTGCTGCCCTGAACCTCCCCTCTCAGCCACTTGCCACACACTGCTTCCAACTGTCCAACATGTTCAACTCCAACAG TGAGGAGCCTCCTGGCTGGGAGCTGGATATCCAGCATGATGTCATAGAGGAGTGTAACAAACATGGAGGAGTCGTTCACATCTACGTGGACAAAAACTCTGAG GGAAATGTGTATGTGAAATGCCCGTCTATCCCGGCTGCTATGGCCACTGTCAACGCGCTGCACGGGAGATACTTTGCTG GTAAGATGATCACTGCAGCATACGTCCCTCTGCCCACGTACCATAACCTGTTCCCAGAATCCGTTACTGCCACACAGCTTGTGGTTCCACCCCCCCGGCGGTGA
- the LOC114855633 gene encoding RNA-binding protein 39-like isoform X4, with translation MADDLDIEAMLEAPYRKDDTKALSPNGQDERTKRRKRSHDRKRSRSRDRKRSRSRDRKRSRSRERRRSHSRSREHRRSRSRDRGGRYRDHHKHRRRSRSKSPVKKEKSPIRPPMDNLTPEERDARTVFCMQLAARIRPRDLEEFFSAVGKVRDVRMISDRNSRRSKGIAYVEFVESSSVPLAIGLTGQRLLGVPIIVQASQAEKNRAAAAAAAAAAAANSLQKGSSGPMRLYVGSLHFNITEEMLRGIFEPFGRIESIQLMMDSETGRSKGYGFITFSDAECAKKALEQLNGFELAGRPMKVGHVTERTDASTASSFLDSDELERTGIELGTTGRLQLMARLAEGTGLQIPPAAQQALQMSGAIAIGAMAAVSAAMNPVINPALNMSMNSAALNLPSQPLATHCFQLSNMFNSNSEEPPGWELDIQHDVIEECNKHGGVVHIYVDKNSEGNVYVKCPSIPAAMATVNALHGRYFAESVTATQLVVPPPRR, from the exons ATGGCAGATGACCTGGACATCGAGGCGATGCTAGAGGCGCCATACAGAAAG GACGACACCAAGGCCCTGAGTCCCAATGGTCAGGACGAACGTACCAAGAG GAGAAAGCGCAGCCACGACAGAAAGCGCAGCAGGAGCCGCGATAGAAAGAGAAGCCGCAGTCGAGATCGTAAACGCAGCCGCAGCAGAGAGAGGCGGAGAAGTCACAGCCGCAGCAGAGAGCACCGCCGCAGTCGCAGCAGAGACAGGGGGGGGCGTTACCGAGACCATCACAAGCA CCGCCGGCGGTCAAGGAGTAAAAGCCCTGTAAAGAAAGAGAAGAGTCCGATCAG GCCTCCGATGGATAACCTGACTCCAGAAGAGCGAGATGCTCGGACTGTGTTCTGTATGCAGCTAGCAGCCAGGATTCGACCCCGAGACCTGGAGGAATTCTTCTCAGCTGTGGGAAAG GTTCGGGATGTGAGGATGATCTCAGATAGGAACTCCCGTAGGTCCAAAGGCATTGCATACGTCGAATTTGTGGAATCAAGCTCAGTTCCTCTGGCCATCGGACTGACGGGGCAACGACTCCTGGGAGTTCCCATTATCGTACAGGCCtcacag gcagaGAAAAAccgagcagcagccgcagcagcagcagcggcagcagccgccAACAGCCTGCAGAAAGGATCCTCAGGACCCATGAGGCTGTACGTCGGCTCCCTGCACTTCAACATCACAGAGGAAATGCTGAGAGGAATCTTTGAGCCGTTTGGACGG ATTGAGAGCATCCAGCTGATGATGGACAGTGAGACGGGCCGATCCAAAGGCTACGGCTTCATTACT TTTTCAGATGCAGAGTGTGCAAAGAAAGCTCTGGAGCAGCTCAATGGCTTTGAGCTGGCTGGACGACCAATGAAAGTCGGGCATGTGACGGAGCGGACCGATGCTTCCACTGCTTCATCTTTCCTTGACAGCGACGAATTGGAACGCACAGGCATTGAACTGGGAACCACCGGACGACTCCAGCTGATGGCCCGACTGGCAGAGG GAACTGGTCTGCAGatccctcctgctgctcagcaggcTCTACAGATGAGTGGAGCTATTGCGATAGGAGCCATGGCAGCAGTGTCAG CTGCCATGAACCCAGTCATCAACCCGGCTCTGAACATGAGTATGAACTCTGCTGCCCTGAACCTCCCCTCTCAGCCACTTGCCACACACTGCTTCCAACTGTCCAACATGTTCAACTCCAACAG TGAGGAGCCTCCTGGCTGGGAGCTGGATATCCAGCATGATGTCATAGAGGAGTGTAACAAACATGGAGGAGTCGTTCACATCTACGTGGACAAAAACTCTGAG GGAAATGTGTATGTGAAATGCCCGTCTATCCCGGCTGCTATGGCCACTGTCAACGCGCTGCACGGGAGATACTTTGCTG AATCCGTTACTGCCACACAGCTTGTGGTTCCACCCCCCCGGCGGTGA
- the isy1 gene encoding pre-mRNA-splicing factor ISY1 homolog isoform X2 → MTALARFRQAQLEEGKVKERRPFLASECSELPKAEKWRRQIISEISKKVAQIQNAGLGEFRIRDLNDEINKLLREKRHWEVRIRELGGPDYARFGPKMLDHEGKEVPGNRGYKYFGAARDLPGVRELFETEPAPAPRKTRGELMKDVDAEYYGYRDEDDGVLVPLETQYEKQAVIEAMQKWRKQKESQLSGEKQEEEEEESIYSVRNDEPEDDDGQEEQEEDEGGVAFIAHVPVPSQKEVEEALVRRKKMELLQRYASETLQAQSQEARTLLGL, encoded by the exons AT GACAGCGTTGGCTCGGTTCAGACaggctcagctggaggagggaaAAGTCAAG GAGCGGAGACCTTTCCTGGCGTCAGAATGCAGTGAGCTTCCTAAAGCTGAGAAATGGAGAAGACAG ATCATCAGTGAAATATCAAAGAAAGTGGCCCAGATCCAGAATG CTGGTCTTGGCGAGTTCAGGATCCGGGACCTGAATGATGAGATTAACAAGCTGCTTAGGGAGAAGCGTCACTGGGAAGTTCGTATCAGGGAGCTTGGAGGGCCCGATTATGCA CGTTTCGGTCCAAAGATGTTGGATCATGAAGGGAAAGAAGTTCCGGGTAACAGAGGGTACAAATACTTCGGAGCAGCCAGAGACCTACCGGGAGTCAGGGAACTGTTTGAGACGGAGC CTGCCCCTGCACCGAGGAAGACAAGAGGGGAGCTGATGAAGGATGTTGATGCAGAGTACTATGGCTACAGAGACGAAGATGATGGAGTCTTGGTTCCTCTAGAGACACAGTATGAGAAACAAG CTGTAATTGAGGCAATGCAGAAGTGGAGAAAACAGAAGGAGTCTCAACTGTCTGGAGagaaacaagaggaggaggaggaggagagcatctACAGCGTCCGCAACGATGAG cctgaggatgatgatggccaggaggagcaggaggaagatgagggagGAGTTGCCTTCATCGCCCATGTCCCTGTTCCTTCACAGAAAGAG GTGGAGGAAGCCCTGGTGCGGAGGAAGAAGATGGAGTTGCTGCAGCGTTATGCCAGCGAAACActtcaggctcagagtcaaGAAGCCAGAACTCTGCTGGGACTCTGA
- the cnbpb gene encoding CCHC-type zinc finger, nucleic acid binding protein b isoform X3 has protein sequence MCGTVCRPRVAQRRIGNKHPHFRFRDLFCYRCGGLGHVARDCERTEDACYNCGRGGHISRDCKEPKKEREQLCYNCGKAGHMARDCNHAHEQKCYSCGGFGHIQKCCQKVKCYRCGEIGHVAVHCSKASELNCYNCGKSGHLAKECTIEATA, from the exons ATGTGCGGTACCGTGTGCAGACCGCGTGTGGCGCAGAGGAGGATAGGAAATAAACATCCACATTTTCGGTTCCGAG ATCTGTTCTGTTACCGCTGCGGGGGGCTCGGACATGTCGCCAGAGACTGTGAAAGAACAGAGGACG CATGTTACAACTGTGGCAGAGGAGGTCACATCTCCAGAGACTGCAAGGAACCCAAGAAGGAGCGAGAGCAGCTGTGCTACAACTGTGGGAAGGCTGGACACATGGCACGAGACTGCAACCACGCCCATGAGCAGAAGTGCTACTCGTGTGGAGGCTTCGGACACATCCAGAAATGCTGCCAGAAGGTGAAATGCTACAG GTGTGGGGAGATCGGCCATGTAGCTGTGCACTGCAGCAAGGCCTCGGAGCTGAACTGCTATAACTGTGGGAAGTCTGGTCACCTGGCCAAGGAGTGCACCATCGAGGCTACGGCCTAG
- the cnbpb gene encoding CCHC-type zinc finger, nucleic acid binding protein b isoform X2: MSSNDCFGCGRSGHWVKNCPSTSRGRGRGRGRGKDLFCYRCGGLGHVARDCERTEDACYNCGRGGHISRDCKEPKKEREQLCYNCGKAGHMARDCNHAHEQKCYSCGGFGHIQKCCQKVKCYRCGEIGHVAVHCSKASELNCYNCGKSGHLAKECTIEATA; this comes from the exons ATGAGCAGTAATGACTGTTTTGGCTGTGGCCGCAGCGGCCACTGGGTGAAGAACTGTCCAAGCACCAGCCGAGGACGAGGCAGAGGTCGTGGCAGAGGCAAAG ATCTGTTCTGTTACCGCTGCGGGGGGCTCGGACATGTCGCCAGAGACTGTGAAAGAACAGAGGACG CATGTTACAACTGTGGCAGAGGAGGTCACATCTCCAGAGACTGCAAGGAACCCAAGAAGGAGCGAGAGCAGCTGTGCTACAACTGTGGGAAGGCTGGACACATGGCACGAGACTGCAACCACGCCCATGAGCAGAAGTGCTACTCGTGTGGAGGCTTCGGACACATCCAGAAATGCTGCCAGAAGGTGAAATGCTACAG GTGTGGGGAGATCGGCCATGTAGCTGTGCACTGCAGCAAGGCCTCGGAGCTGAACTGCTATAACTGTGGGAAGTCTGGTCACCTGGCCAAGGAGTGCACCATCGAGGCTACGGCCTAG
- the LOC114855633 gene encoding RNA-binding protein 39-like isoform X1, translating into MADDLDIEAMLEAPYRKDDTKALSPNGQDERTKRRKRSHDRKRSRSRDRKRSRSRDRKRSRSRERRRSHSRSREHRRSRSRDRGGRYRDHHKHRRRSRSKSPVKKEKSPIRPPMDNLTPEERDARTVFCMQLAARIRPRDLEEFFSAVGKVRDVRMISDRNSRRSKGIAYVEFVESSSVPLAIGLTGQRLLGVPIIVQASQAEKNRAAAAAAAAAAAANSLQKGSSGPMRLYVGSLHFNITEEMLRGIFEPFGRIESIQLMMDSETGRSKGYGFITFSDAECAKKALEQLNGFELAGRPMKVGHVTERTDASTASSFLDSDELERTGIELGTTGRLQLMARLAEGTGLQIPPAAQQALQMSGAIAIGAMAAVSAAMNPVINPALNMSMNSAALNLPSQPLATHCFQLSNMFNSNSEEPPGWELDIQHDVIEECNKHGGVVHIYVDKNSEGNVYVKCPSIPAAMATVNALHGRYFAACGSTPPAVTGLQSPPLLYVVLSCCWMLDGLLVELREL; encoded by the exons ATGGCAGATGACCTGGACATCGAGGCGATGCTAGAGGCGCCATACAGAAAG GACGACACCAAGGCCCTGAGTCCCAATGGTCAGGACGAACGTACCAAGAG GAGAAAGCGCAGCCACGACAGAAAGCGCAGCAGGAGCCGCGATAGAAAGAGAAGCCGCAGTCGAGATCGTAAACGCAGCCGCAGCAGAGAGAGGCGGAGAAGTCACAGCCGCAGCAGAGAGCACCGCCGCAGTCGCAGCAGAGACAGGGGGGGGCGTTACCGAGACCATCACAAGCA CCGCCGGCGGTCAAGGAGTAAAAGCCCTGTAAAGAAAGAGAAGAGTCCGATCAG GCCTCCGATGGATAACCTGACTCCAGAAGAGCGAGATGCTCGGACTGTGTTCTGTATGCAGCTAGCAGCCAGGATTCGACCCCGAGACCTGGAGGAATTCTTCTCAGCTGTGGGAAAG GTTCGGGATGTGAGGATGATCTCAGATAGGAACTCCCGTAGGTCCAAAGGCATTGCATACGTCGAATTTGTGGAATCAAGCTCAGTTCCTCTGGCCATCGGACTGACGGGGCAACGACTCCTGGGAGTTCCCATTATCGTACAGGCCtcacag gcagaGAAAAAccgagcagcagccgcagcagcagcagcggcagcagccgccAACAGCCTGCAGAAAGGATCCTCAGGACCCATGAGGCTGTACGTCGGCTCCCTGCACTTCAACATCACAGAGGAAATGCTGAGAGGAATCTTTGAGCCGTTTGGACGG ATTGAGAGCATCCAGCTGATGATGGACAGTGAGACGGGCCGATCCAAAGGCTACGGCTTCATTACT TTTTCAGATGCAGAGTGTGCAAAGAAAGCTCTGGAGCAGCTCAATGGCTTTGAGCTGGCTGGACGACCAATGAAAGTCGGGCATGTGACGGAGCGGACCGATGCTTCCACTGCTTCATCTTTCCTTGACAGCGACGAATTGGAACGCACAGGCATTGAACTGGGAACCACCGGACGACTCCAGCTGATGGCCCGACTGGCAGAGG GAACTGGTCTGCAGatccctcctgctgctcagcaggcTCTACAGATGAGTGGAGCTATTGCGATAGGAGCCATGGCAGCAGTGTCAG CTGCCATGAACCCAGTCATCAACCCGGCTCTGAACATGAGTATGAACTCTGCTGCCCTGAACCTCCCCTCTCAGCCACTTGCCACACACTGCTTCCAACTGTCCAACATGTTCAACTCCAACAG TGAGGAGCCTCCTGGCTGGGAGCTGGATATCCAGCATGATGTCATAGAGGAGTGTAACAAACATGGAGGAGTCGTTCACATCTACGTGGACAAAAACTCTGAG GGAAATGTGTATGTGAAATGCCCGTCTATCCCGGCTGCTATGGCCACTGTCAACGCGCTGCACGGGAGATACTTTGCTG CTTGTGGTTCCACCCCCCCGGCGGTGACTGGACTCCAGAGCCCACCCCTGCTTTACGTCGTCCTCTCCTGTTGTTGGATGCTGGACGGACTTCTGGTTGAGCTCCGTGAGCTGTGA